GACGGCCCGAGGAGCGACACGAACGCGCCGGCCGGGACGCCGAGCGAGACGCCGCCGACGGCCGTCACGTCGCCGTAGCGCTTCGTGACGGCGTCGACCTGGATGGCGGCGGGCTGGCGGTCCATCTCGAAATGGGTAGGGGCACACCGACGGCGTGCCCCTACGGGTGTGTCCGCCTCGGCGGCTCCCCTGAGCGAAGCCGAAGGGCCGAGGTGGGCGGGGTCGGCTACGCGTTGAGCGCGGCCGTCACCTTGTCGGCGGCCTCCTGGAGCAGGATCGCGCTCTCGATCGGGAGCCCCGAGTTCTTGAGCAGCGCCATGCCCTCCTCAGCGTTCGTGCCCTGGAGCCGGACGATGAGCGGCACCGACAGGTCGATGTTCTGCGCCGCCTCGATCACGCCCTGCGCGACGACGTCGCACCGGACGATCCCGCCGAAGATGTTGACGAGGATCGCCTTCACGTTCGGGTCCGACAGGATTATCCGGAAGCCGGCCTCGACCGTCTCCGCCGACGCCGTCCCGCCGACGTCGAGGAAGTTGGCCGGCTCGCCGCCCGCCAGCTTGATGAGGTCCATCGTCCCCATCGCCAGCCCGGCGCCGTTGACCATGCAGCCGACGTTCCCGTCGAGCTTGATGTAGTTGAGGTGATGCTTGCCGGCCTCGACCTCGAGCGGGTCCTCCTCGGCCTCGTCGCGCATGTCGGCGAGGTCCTTGTGCCGGTAGAGCGCGTTGTCGTCGAGGTTGATCTTGGCGTCGAGCGCGACCACGCGGCCGTCGTCGGTGCGGACGAGCGGGTTGATCTCGGCGATCGTGGCGTCGGCGGCGCGGTACGCCTTGTAGAGCGCGGCGACGAACGTCTTGGCCTCCTTCAGCGCGGAGCCCTCGAACCCGAGCTTCGACGCGATCTCGTTGACCTGGTACGGCCGGAGGCCGATCGACGGGTCGACCCACACCTTGACGATCTTGTCGGGGTTCTCCTCGGCGACCTCCTCGATCTCGACGCCGCCCTCGGTCGAGGCCATGATGACGTCCATCCCCTTGGCGCGGTCGAGCGTCACGCCGACGTAGTACTCGTGGGCGATGTCCTCGGCCGCCGTCACGAGGATCTTCTTGACCTCCTGGCCCTCGGGCCCGGTCTGCGGCGTCTTCAGATGCATGCCGAGGATCTTCTCGGCGTTGCTCCGCACGTCGTCCACGGTCGGCGAGAACTTGACGCCGCCGCCCTTGCCGCGCCCGCCGGCGTGGATCTGGGCCTTGACGACGAATTGGTCGACGCCGTCCTTCGCCATCGTCTCGGCCGCCTCGACGGCCTCCTCGACCGTGTTGGCGACGATGCCGCGCTGGACGGCGA
This sequence is a window from Rubrivirga marina. Protein-coding genes within it:
- the sucC gene encoding ADP-forming succinate--CoA ligase subunit beta; the encoded protein is MKVHEYQAKEILAEHGVAVQRGIVANTVEEAVEAAETMAKDGVDQFVVKAQIHAGGRGKGGGVKFSPTVDDVRSNAEKILGMHLKTPQTGPEGQEVKKILVTAAEDIAHEYYVGVTLDRAKGMDVIMASTEGGVEIEEVAEENPDKIVKVWVDPSIGLRPYQVNEIASKLGFEGSALKEAKTFVAALYKAYRAADATIAEINPLVRTDDGRVVALDAKINLDDNALYRHKDLADMRDEAEEDPLEVEAGKHHLNYIKLDGNVGCMVNGAGLAMGTMDLIKLAGGEPANFLDVGGTASAETVEAGFRIILSDPNVKAILVNIFGGIVRCDVVAQGVIEAAQNIDLSVPLIVRLQGTNAEEGMALLKNSGLPIESAILLQEAADKVTAALNA